In Acomys russatus chromosome 26, mAcoRus1.1, whole genome shotgun sequence, a genomic segment contains:
- the LOC127209587 gene encoding RNA binding motif protein, X-linked-like-1 has product MVEADRPGKLFIGGLNTETNEKALEAVFGKYGRIVEILLMKDRETNKSRGFAFVTFESPADAKDAARDMNGKSLDGKAIKVEQATKPSFESGRRGPPPPPRSRGPPRGLRGGSGGTRGPPSRGGYMDDGGYSMNFNMSSSRGPLPVKRGPPPRSGGPPPKRSTPSGPVRSSSGMGGRAPVSRGRDSYGGPPRREPLPSRRDVYLSPRDDGYSTKDSYSSRDYPSSRDTRDYAPPPRDYTYRDYSHSSSRDDYPSRGYGDRDGYGRDRDYSDHPSGGSYRDSYESYGNSRSAPPTRGPPPSYGGSSRYDDYSSSRDGYGGSRDSYSSSRSDLYSSGRDRVGRQDRGLPPSMERGYPPPRDSYSSSSRGAPRGGGRGGSRSDRGGGRSRY; this is encoded by the coding sequence ATGGTTGAGGCAGATCGCCCAGGAAAGCTCTTCATTGGTGGGCTTAATACAGAGACAAATGAGAAAGCCCTCGAAGCCGTATTTGGCAAGTATGGACGGATAGTGGAGATACTTTTGATGAAAGACCGTGAAACCAACAAATCAAGAGGATTTGCTTTTGTTACCTTCGAAAGCCCAGCAGATGCTAAAGATGCAGCTAGAGATATGAATGGAAAGTCCTTGGATGGAAAAGCCATCAAGGTGGAGCAGGCTACCAAACCATCGTTTGAAAGTGGCAGGCGTGGaccacctccacctccaagaAGCAGAGGCCCGCCCAGAGGTCTccgaggaggaagtgggggaacCAGAGGACCCCCTTCACGTGGCGGATACATGGATGACGGTGGTTATTCCATGAACTTTAACATgagttcttccaggggaccactTCCAGTAAAAAGAGGACCACCACCACGAAGCGGGGGTCCCCCGCCTAAGAGATCAACGCCTTCAGGACCAGTTCGAAGCAGCAGCGGAATGGGAGGAAGAGCCCCAGTATCTCGCGGAAGAGACAGCTACGGAGGCCCGCCACGAAGGGAGCCCCTGCCATCGCGTAGAGATGTTTATTTGTCCCCGAGAGATGATGGATATTCTACGAAAGACAGCTACTCAAGCAGAGATTACCCAAGCTCTCGTGATACCAGAGATTATGCACCACCGCCGAGAGATTATACTTACCGTGATTACAGTCATTCCAGCTCACGTGATGACTATCCATCCAGAGGCTATGGTGATAGAGATGGCTATGGTCGGGATCGTGACTATTCAGATCATCCAAGTGGAGGTTCCTACAGAGATTCCTATGAGAGCTATGGTAACTCACGCAGCGCACCTCCGACACGAGGGCCCCCGCCGTCTTACGGAGGAAGCAGTCGCTATGATGATTACAGCAGCTCCCGTGATGGCTACGGTGGAAGTCGAGACAGTTACTCAAGCAGCAGAAGTGATCTCTACTCAAGTGGCCGTGATCGTGTTGGCAGACAAGACCGGGGGCTTCCCCCTTCTATGGAAAGGGGGTACCCTCCTCCACGTGATTCCTACAGCAGTTCAAGCCGCGGAGCACCAAGAGGAGGTGGCCGTGGAGGAAGCCGATCTGATagagggggaggcagaagcaggtactAG